In one Burkholderiales bacterium GJ-E10 genomic region, the following are encoded:
- a CDS encoding transcriptional regulator yields the protein MMHVTLRQLQVFEAVARLSSFSRAAEAMQVTQPTVSKQIRLLQEQVGLPLLEQVGKKVFLTEAGRELYATCAQWLDTWGRFEQTVANFKGLKQGRLKIAVVTTTKYFMPRILGPFCLEYPGIDIALEVVNRDRLLDRLARNQDDLYVMGLPPEDMETESEPFLENPLVIFAPAAHPMAGRSAIPFAEVAQESFLVRERGSGTRMTMEQVFAERGMPLRIKMELGSNEAIKQAVAGGLGLALLSLSTLQPDAGRKELAVLDVEGFPIRRDWYVVRPKGKQMSVAAATFLDFLRNHVQLFARHF from the coding sequence ATGATGCACGTCACGCTACGTCAGTTGCAGGTATTCGAGGCGGTTGCCCGTCTCAGCAGTTTTTCGCGCGCGGCGGAAGCGATGCAGGTCACGCAACCGACGGTGTCGAAACAGATCCGCCTGCTGCAGGAGCAGGTGGGATTGCCCTTGCTCGAGCAGGTCGGCAAGAAGGTGTTTCTGACCGAGGCGGGGCGCGAACTGTACGCGACCTGCGCGCAGTGGCTGGACACCTGGGGCCGGTTCGAGCAGACCGTCGCCAATTTTAAGGGACTCAAGCAGGGCCGTCTCAAGATCGCCGTCGTCACCACCACGAAGTACTTCATGCCGCGCATCCTGGGTCCGTTCTGCCTGGAATACCCCGGGATCGACATCGCGCTCGAGGTGGTCAACCGGGATCGCCTGCTCGACCGGCTCGCGCGCAATCAGGATGATCTCTATGTCATGGGACTGCCGCCCGAGGACATGGAAACCGAAAGCGAACCCTTCCTGGAAAACCCGCTCGTCATCTTCGCCCCGGCGGCGCATCCGATGGCCGGCCGATCGGCGATTCCGTTCGCCGAAGTGGCACAGGAATCCTTCCTGGTGCGCGAGCGCGGATCCGGGACGCGCATGACGATGGAACAGGTGTTCGCGGAGCGGGGCATGCCGCTGCGGATCAAGATGGAACTCGGCAGCAACGAGGCCATCAAACAGGCGGTCGCGGGCGGCCTGGGGCTCGCCTTGCTATCGCTCAGTACCTTGCAACCCGACGCCGGCCGGAAGGAACTGGCGGTGCTCGACGTCGAAGGATTCCCGATCCGCCGCGATTGGTACGTCGTGCGGCCGAAGGGCAAGCAGATGTCGGTGGCGGCTGCGACCTTCCTCGATTTTCTGCGCAATCACGTGC
- a CDS encoding NADH:ubiquinone oxidoreductase subunit L/multisubunit Na+/H+ antiporter, MnhA subunit codes for MPHDPLAPALALIPPMLYLLVGLIPAAWANARAATMSALATNAAWAALAGAVATAVAHGFDSAQSWTIHPVALGSLGSFPLAIYVNGLTVTMLLLVSFVGAVVTRYARPNLDGDPNQGRFHKWLAMTLAAILTLIVSGNLLLFAFAWIATSLCLHQLLMFYRERPAAVLAAHKKFVASRIGDVSLLCAVALIGSSLHTLDFAGMFHILATPGIAVPASLDLAALLIVVSAALKSAQFPFHGWLIQVMEAPTPVSALLHAGIVNAGAFLVVRMSPVISHSETARCLLVAIGLITLALSSLVMLTQTSIKVSLAWSTTAQMGFMLLECGLGLYSLAILHVVTHSLYKAHAFLASGSSVDTFRAPVLPYPRGGLRLGRLLLALLTGSALTLVTAAAFGITAHSAPALLAAATVVAIATSQLLLLAITETEGNPSFARALGLGIIVVLAYFTLHAGFEAALATSVLPVPDPKGPFQAMLAATVVGVFLVLLVVQRILKSDPTALGNGLYLHLYNGLYVDVYITRLLQRFWPSPPADMGSPPAPFATIPGTRGGS; via the coding sequence ATGCCGCATGACCCGCTTGCGCCCGCTCTGGCCCTGATTCCCCCGATGCTGTATTTGCTGGTGGGGTTGATACCCGCCGCGTGGGCCAACGCCCGTGCCGCGACGATGAGCGCGCTCGCCACCAACGCCGCCTGGGCGGCGCTGGCCGGGGCCGTCGCGACGGCCGTCGCCCATGGGTTCGATTCCGCCCAGTCGTGGACGATCCATCCGGTCGCGCTGGGCAGCCTGGGGAGTTTCCCCTTGGCAATCTATGTCAACGGCCTGACAGTCACCATGCTGCTGCTGGTGTCTTTCGTCGGCGCCGTGGTGACCCGCTACGCGCGGCCGAATCTCGACGGCGACCCCAACCAGGGCCGCTTCCACAAATGGCTGGCGATGACGCTCGCCGCGATCCTCACCCTGATCGTGTCCGGCAATCTCCTGCTGTTCGCATTCGCCTGGATCGCCACCAGCCTGTGCCTGCACCAGTTGCTGATGTTCTACCGCGAGCGGCCGGCGGCGGTGCTGGCCGCCCACAAGAAATTCGTCGCCAGCCGGATCGGCGACGTCAGCCTGCTCTGCGCCGTCGCGCTCATCGGATCGAGCCTGCACACGCTCGATTTCGCCGGGATGTTTCACATCCTTGCGACGCCGGGAATCGCGGTTCCGGCGTCGCTGGATCTCGCCGCCTTGCTGATCGTCGTCAGTGCGGCACTCAAATCCGCGCAGTTTCCATTCCACGGCTGGTTGATCCAGGTGATGGAGGCGCCGACACCGGTGTCCGCGCTGCTGCATGCGGGCATCGTCAACGCCGGCGCGTTTCTGGTCGTGCGTATGAGTCCGGTGATCTCGCACTCGGAAACGGCGCGCTGCCTCCTCGTGGCCATCGGCCTCATCACACTGGCCCTGTCGTCGCTCGTGATGCTCACCCAGACCAGCATCAAGGTGTCGCTTGCCTGGTCGACCACGGCGCAAATGGGATTCATGCTGCTGGAATGCGGACTCGGCCTCTACAGCCTTGCGATCCTGCACGTCGTCACGCACTCGCTCTACAAGGCGCATGCGTTCCTCGCTTCCGGAAGCAGCGTCGACACCTTCCGCGCACCGGTTCTGCCCTACCCCCGCGGCGGGCTTCGGCTGGGCCGGCTATTGCTGGCTCTGCTGACGGGCAGCGCGCTGACCCTGGTCACCGCCGCCGCGTTCGGCATCACGGCACACAGCGCGCCGGCGCTGCTCGCCGCCGCGACGGTGGTCGCGATCGCGACCTCGCAGTTGCTGCTGCTGGCAATCACCGAAACCGAGGGCAATCCGTCGTTCGCGCGCGCCCTGGGCCTGGGGATCATCGTCGTGTTGGCCTACTTCACGCTGCATGCCGGCTTCGAAGCCGCGCTCGCCACCAGCGTGCTCCCGGTGCCGGATCCGAAAGGACCGTTCCAGGCCATGCTCGCGGCCACCGTGGTCGGCGTCTTCCTCGTCCTGCTGGTGGTCCAGCGCATCCTCAAATCCGACCCGACGGCCTTGGGCAATGGTCTGTATCTGCACCTCTACAACGGTCTGTATGTCGACGTGTACATCACGCGGCTGCTGCAGCGTTTCTGGCCCAGTCCGCCCGCGGACATGGGTTCGCCGCCCGCTCCCTTCGCAACCATTCCCGGCACTCGAGGTGGATCATGA
- a CDS encoding Xre family transcriptional regulator: MTKKRFASVWDAIEDTPEEAENMKLRSTLMMALRNHIAKTGMSQAQAAKLFSVTQPRVSDLMRGKINLFGLDALVNMATAAGLRIEMQVHEPA; this comes from the coding sequence ATGACTAAGAAACGATTCGCCAGCGTTTGGGATGCCATCGAGGACACCCCGGAGGAAGCGGAAAACATGAAACTGCGCTCGACCCTCATGATGGCGCTGCGGAATCACATCGCCAAGACCGGAATGAGCCAAGCGCAGGCCGCAAAACTTTTTTCGGTGACCCAGCCACGCGTTTCCGACCTGATGCGCGGCAAGATCAACTTGTTTGGCCTTGACGCACTGGTGAATATGGCGACGGCGGCGGGGCTTCGGATCGAAATGCAGGTGCACGAACCAGCATAG
- a CDS encoding phage-like protein, whose product MTTVGPGVKEIRVWDSSGTYRVIYVAKFADAIYVLHCFQKKRQQTNKSDLRLAGDRYRDLLKELRK is encoded by the coding sequence ATGACAACCGTGGGTCCAGGGGTGAAGGAAATCCGGGTTTGGGATTCGTCCGGAACGTACCGGGTCATCTACGTTGCCAAATTTGCCGATGCGATCTACGTGCTTCACTGCTTCCAGAAAAAGCGGCAGCAGACGAACAAGTCCGATTTGCGCTTGGCCGGCGATCGATACCGCGATCTATTGAAGGAGCTCCGCAAATGA
- a CDS encoding conserved domain protein, translating into METPRRTPSSTKARSLRAQSTDAERRLWQELRSRRLMGWRFRRPQPIGPYIVDFVCMEQHLIVEVDGSQHQEACRYDASRDAFLGKRGFVVMRFWDNEVLTQTVAVLEQIRTTSLLRRPSPPPSPACAGEGVS; encoded by the coding sequence ATGGAAACACCCCGCCGAACGCCTTCATCGACGAAGGCACGTTCGCTGCGCGCGCAATCCACCGACGCCGAACGGCGCCTCTGGCAAGAACTGCGTTCGCGTCGCCTCATGGGATGGCGGTTCCGTCGACCGCAACCGATCGGTCCTTATATCGTCGATTTCGTCTGCATGGAACAACACCTCATCGTCGAGGTGGACGGCTCACAACATCAGGAAGCATGCCGCTACGACGCTTCGCGGGATGCATTCCTTGGCAAGCGCGGCTTCGTGGTGATGCGATTCTGGGACAACGAGGTCTTGACGCAGACCGTGGCAGTGCTCGAGCAAATTCGCACGACATCGCTCTTGCGACGACCCTCACCCCCGCCCTCTCCCGCCTGCGCGGGAGAGGGGGTTTCGTGA
- a CDS encoding von Willebrand factor type A has product MAIHLSDYQDILDDLGAQAGEVLEANWQDAVRVFSPRGLQAYLQGAAGLQALGRGTDLVVSFLESAPQVAKEIGEPAVAELLSSAIKMYSKTSAGVLVLLFSTAPTAAARLGELELFKGYLSLLDNLLTQVPRALRPMLEKLDVLLTHLTLGGLRRWAMWGASAYRSDFAAQAAYFALESDEARAVLKKEQRGVLFVDVQRRLLMYLRALWGRDFFLRPTSGDFETRAGYRPYIEQYVIHLPDAFDDVGPAGDEATPAASTAQAPVIAGLEVYRAAAAHAAAHQVHSRPDPRAEGYTPLQRAFVGVIEDARVEALAVRAFPGLKTLWSALLPVDPDAPERVGPLLDRIARALLDEAWHDDHPLVALARSRFQALSDLHDLDAAVAIGMELADESARREIPFNARIDAPSASYRDDNRHLWEMPEGDFEVLGAGGRPAQVRKYVSLMEMLNGLDVEFAGDDAQEIWVLATELYDDDGTSFNEREGKPPVSSPFHYPEWDYQTQLERPDWVTLLEKHPKVGDPARIDAVIEEHKPLVRRLKRLIEAVQPQGVVRQRKVEDGDEIDLNAAIQGLVDIRMGRAPDPRIGIRTRLQIRDLSVLLLIDLSESTNDALRGDERNRTVLDMAREAAALLADALDKIGDPFAIHGFDSNGRHDVEYYRFKDFDGVYDDRVKGRLAAMTGKLSTRMGTALRHAGAHLARRPSQRKLVLLLTDGEPADNDVRDPQYLRQDTRKAVEELARRGINTFCLTLDPNADQYVSRIFGAKNYLILDQVARLPEKLPALYLSMTR; this is encoded by the coding sequence ATGGCGATCCATCTCAGCGATTACCAGGACATCCTCGACGATCTGGGCGCCCAGGCCGGCGAGGTGCTGGAGGCCAACTGGCAGGATGCCGTGCGGGTGTTCAGTCCGCGCGGATTGCAGGCCTATCTCCAGGGGGCGGCGGGGCTCCAGGCCCTGGGCCGGGGCACCGACCTCGTCGTGTCCTTCCTCGAAAGCGCGCCGCAGGTGGCGAAGGAGATCGGCGAACCGGCGGTTGCCGAACTGCTCTCCAGCGCGATCAAGATGTACTCCAAGACCAGCGCCGGCGTCCTGGTCCTGCTGTTCTCCACGGCTCCGACCGCCGCTGCGCGGCTGGGGGAGCTGGAACTCTTCAAAGGGTATCTTTCCCTGCTCGACAACCTGCTCACGCAGGTGCCGCGCGCACTGCGGCCGATGCTCGAGAAGCTCGATGTGCTGCTGACCCACCTCACGCTTGGCGGGCTGCGGAGATGGGCGATGTGGGGCGCCTCCGCCTACCGCAGCGATTTCGCCGCCCAGGCCGCGTACTTCGCGCTCGAAAGCGACGAGGCGCGCGCCGTCCTCAAGAAGGAGCAGCGCGGCGTGTTGTTCGTCGATGTCCAGCGTCGCCTGCTCATGTATCTCCGCGCGCTGTGGGGCCGCGATTTCTTCCTGCGCCCGACCTCGGGCGATTTCGAAACGCGTGCGGGGTATCGTCCCTACATCGAACAGTACGTCATCCACCTGCCCGACGCGTTTGACGACGTCGGGCCGGCCGGCGACGAAGCGACCCCCGCCGCGTCGACGGCGCAGGCTCCGGTGATTGCCGGACTGGAGGTCTATCGTGCCGCCGCCGCGCACGCCGCGGCGCATCAGGTGCACTCGCGGCCCGACCCGCGCGCGGAAGGGTATACGCCCTTGCAGCGCGCGTTCGTGGGCGTGATCGAGGATGCCCGCGTCGAAGCGCTGGCGGTACGCGCCTTCCCGGGCTTGAAGACCCTGTGGTCCGCGCTGCTGCCGGTCGATCCGGACGCGCCGGAGCGGGTCGGGCCGCTGCTCGACCGCATCGCCCGGGCCTTGCTCGATGAGGCCTGGCATGACGACCATCCGCTGGTCGCGCTCGCCCGCAGCCGTTTTCAAGCGCTCTCCGATCTGCACGACCTCGACGCCGCCGTCGCGATCGGCATGGAACTCGCCGACGAATCGGCGCGGCGCGAGATTCCCTTCAACGCGCGGATCGATGCGCCGTCGGCTTCCTATCGCGACGACAACCGCCACCTGTGGGAGATGCCGGAGGGCGACTTCGAGGTCCTCGGCGCCGGCGGCCGACCCGCGCAGGTACGCAAGTACGTCAGCCTGATGGAAATGCTCAACGGGCTCGACGTCGAATTCGCCGGCGACGACGCCCAGGAAATCTGGGTTCTGGCGACCGAACTCTACGATGACGACGGGACCTCCTTCAACGAGCGCGAAGGCAAGCCGCCCGTGTCCTCGCCGTTCCACTATCCCGAGTGGGACTATCAGACCCAGCTCGAGCGTCCGGACTGGGTGACCCTCCTCGAGAAACATCCGAAAGTCGGCGATCCGGCGCGCATCGATGCGGTCATCGAAGAACACAAGCCGCTGGTGCGCCGGCTCAAGCGCCTGATCGAGGCCGTGCAGCCCCAGGGCGTCGTGCGCCAGCGCAAGGTCGAGGATGGCGACGAGATCGACCTCAACGCCGCGATCCAGGGCCTGGTGGACATCCGCATGGGGCGGGCGCCGGATCCGCGCATCGGGATCCGCACGCGGTTGCAGATCCGCGATCTGTCGGTGCTGCTGCTGATCGACCTTTCGGAATCGACCAACGACGCCTTGCGCGGCGACGAGCGCAATCGGACCGTGCTCGACATGGCGCGGGAAGCCGCCGCGTTGCTTGCCGATGCGCTCGACAAGATCGGCGATCCGTTCGCGATCCACGGCTTCGATTCGAACGGCCGGCATGACGTCGAGTACTACCGCTTCAAGGATTTCGACGGCGTCTACGACGACCGGGTCAAGGGGCGTCTGGCGGCGATGACCGGCAAGCTTTCCACCCGCATGGGCACCGCGCTGCGTCACGCGGGGGCCCACCTCGCGCGCCGACCGAGCCAGCGCAAGCTGGTCCTGTTGCTCACCGACGGCGAGCCTGCCGACAACGACGTGCGCGACCCGCAATACCTGCGCCAGGACACCCGCAAGGCGGTAGAGGAACTGGCGCGGCGCGGGATCAACACCTTCTGCCTGACGCTGGATCCCAACGCCGACCAGTACGTCTCGCGGATCTTCGGCGCCAAGAACTACCTGATCCTTGACCAGGTCGCCCGCTTGCCGGAAAAGCTCCCCGCCCTGTATCTGTCGATGACGCGCTGA
- a CDS encoding putative Bacterioferritin (Cytochrome b1) yields the protein MLANLDRVLRGDPRTIGYLRQGLNHEMSVVQHYITQGQLCALWGMDAECAYFRREASEELGHAAMIIRHMLALGLTPNATQLAAVRPGRDKAEFLVRDMQLEQEAVQLYAEAVDHCRRTRDETARQLFAALLKDEQAHLRELERMLADATHQESCYGGIFG from the coding sequence ATGCTGGCGAATCTGGATCGCGTTCTCCGGGGCGACCCTCGGACGATAGGCTATCTCCGTCAGGGGCTGAACCACGAGATGAGCGTGGTGCAGCACTACATCACCCAGGGGCAGTTGTGCGCGCTATGGGGGATGGACGCGGAGTGCGCCTACTTCCGGCGCGAGGCGAGCGAGGAACTCGGGCATGCCGCCATGATCATCCGGCACATGCTCGCCTTGGGGTTGACCCCGAACGCGACCCAGCTCGCGGCGGTGCGCCCCGGACGCGACAAGGCCGAGTTCCTCGTCCGCGACATGCAGTTGGAACAGGAGGCAGTGCAGCTTTATGCCGAAGCGGTCGATCATTGTCGCCGCACGCGCGATGAAACCGCTCGGCAGCTTTTTGCCGCACTACTGAAAGACGAGCAGGCGCATCTTCGCGAACTGGAGCGCATGCTTGCCGATGCAACCCATCAGGAGAGCTGTTATGGCGGAATTTTCGGGTGA
- a CDS encoding microcompartments protein yields the protein MAEVTGIALGMIETRGLVPAIEAADAMTKAAEVRLIGRQFVGGGYVTVLVRGETGAVNAAVRAGADACERVGDGLVAAHIIARVHAEVEGILPRAPGSGTSGRDMDVSEVAR from the coding sequence ATGGCTGAAGTGACGGGTATTGCATTGGGAATGATCGAGACGCGCGGCTTGGTTCCGGCGATCGAGGCGGCGGACGCGATGACCAAGGCGGCGGAAGTGCGCCTGATCGGCCGGCAGTTCGTGGGCGGCGGCTACGTGACGGTGCTGGTGCGGGGCGAGACCGGCGCGGTCAACGCGGCGGTGCGTGCCGGCGCCGATGCGTGCGAGCGCGTTGGCGATGGCCTGGTCGCGGCGCACATCATCGCCCGCGTCCACGCCGAAGTCGAGGGCATCCTGCCGCGCGCGCCCGGTTCCGGGACCAGCGGTCGGGACATGGATGTCTCCGAGGTCGCCCGCTAA
- a CDS encoding microcompartments protein, which yields MADVTGIALGMIETRGLVPAIEAADAMTKAAEVRLIGRHFVGGGYVTVMVRGETGAVNAAVRAGADACERVGDGLVAAHIIARVHAEVEGILPKAPSA from the coding sequence ATGGCTGATGTGACCGGAATTGCATTGGGAATGATCGAGACGCGCGGACTGGTTCCGGCGATCGAGGCGGCGGACGCGATGACCAAGGCGGCGGAAGTGCGCCTGATCGGCCGCCATTTCGTCGGTGGCGGCTACGTCACGGTGATGGTGCGGGGCGAGACCGGCGCGGTCAACGCGGCGGTGCGTGCCGGCGCCGATGCGTGCGAGCGCGTTGGCGACGGTCTGGTCGCGGCGCACATCATCGCGCGCGTCCACGCCGAGGTCGAGGGCATTCTGCCGAAGGCTCCGTCCGCGTAA
- a CDS encoding carboxysome peptide B: protein MEIMQVLSDLVATRRVAGLSNLSLRVVADAKGALAVACDPVGVPPGKWVFTVSGSAARYASGDARVLTDLTIAGIIDHWESEAHA, encoded by the coding sequence ATGGAAATCATGCAGGTTCTTTCGGATCTGGTGGCCACCCGCCGGGTGGCCGGACTCAGCAATCTGTCGCTGCGCGTGGTTGCGGATGCAAAGGGCGCACTCGCCGTGGCGTGCGATCCGGTGGGGGTTCCCCCCGGCAAATGGGTGTTCACCGTGAGCGGCTCGGCCGCCCGGTACGCATCCGGTGATGCCCGCGTTCTCACTGACCTGACGATCGCGGGAATCATCGATCACTGGGAATCCGAGGCGCATGCCTAG
- a CDS encoding carboxysome protein A has product MKIMQVEKTLVSTNRIAELGHRPLLVVREKAGGGRQVAVDAIGCIPGDWVICVGSSAAREAAGSKEYPSDLTIVGIIDRWAVEDGKSEEKR; this is encoded by the coding sequence ATGAAGATCATGCAAGTGGAAAAGACCCTGGTGTCGACCAACCGCATCGCCGAATTGGGACATCGTCCGCTGCTGGTGGTGCGGGAGAAGGCGGGCGGCGGGCGCCAGGTGGCGGTGGACGCGATCGGATGCATTCCCGGCGACTGGGTCATCTGCGTCGGATCGTCGGCGGCGCGGGAAGCGGCCGGCAGCAAGGAGTATCCGTCCGATCTCACCATCGTCGGAATCATCGATCGCTGGGCCGTCGAGGACGGCAAGTCCGAGGAGAAGCGCTGA
- a CDS encoding carboxysome shell carbonic anhydrase has product MNTRNAYALRARASQRQHPPMSVVVPRTAQPNGVSAAAPFGLGTRQGSLPARSGGERHVLADRMANARLAHCEESVKGRFARIVPALQRVVGLQATADFAERAQGVVRDALGCELPARLLDDAWATGFDVKAAYAHCVFQALAAATDQFARDIREQVEVVQDTRNFFLDCGFHTVDISPCADGRLKGLSRYILRLPLSSFTWRKAYAGALFDVEVDVRNWTATELRRFREGVPSTVDAGTRYLKVAVYHFSSSDPAHEGCAAHGSNDHQAIDAALGRLKQFRQAIENAFCCGASTDILLIGVDTDTDAVRIHVPDSRGDLSAYRFVDNAELYAQTRASTADAARLAVYESVRAASRMGGWASGQGEPHDGMRRLIVNLLINNLSQIDYVEELHGGRYADIGHAERYISVGDGFEELQMRNVAYYAHLHTLEEGAADMDVGIKIFRKLNLAHGLPIPVAIHYRYDARVPEARERATEKARRVRDAIRNRYPALTAGGDLQCRLSVQDLPTGSPIEIVVD; this is encoded by the coding sequence GTGAACACCCGCAACGCCTACGCCCTGCGTGCCCGCGCCAGCCAGCGGCAACATCCGCCGATGTCGGTGGTCGTGCCGCGGACTGCGCAGCCGAATGGCGTGTCGGCGGCGGCGCCGTTCGGCCTCGGAACCCGGCAGGGTTCCTTGCCGGCGCGCAGCGGCGGCGAGCGTCATGTGCTGGCGGATCGCATGGCCAATGCACGGCTCGCGCACTGCGAGGAGTCGGTAAAGGGCCGGTTCGCGCGCATCGTTCCGGCGCTGCAGCGGGTGGTGGGGCTGCAGGCAACGGCCGACTTTGCCGAGCGTGCCCAGGGCGTGGTTCGCGATGCGCTCGGCTGCGAACTTCCGGCGCGCCTGCTCGACGATGCATGGGCCACCGGCTTCGACGTCAAGGCCGCCTATGCGCATTGTGTGTTCCAGGCGCTTGCTGCGGCGACCGACCAGTTCGCCCGCGATATCCGGGAACAGGTCGAGGTGGTGCAGGACACGCGCAACTTCTTCCTCGACTGCGGGTTCCACACCGTCGACATCAGTCCGTGCGCCGACGGCCGGCTCAAGGGGTTGTCGCGCTACATCCTGCGGCTGCCGCTGTCTTCGTTCACGTGGCGCAAGGCCTATGCCGGCGCGCTCTTCGATGTCGAGGTCGACGTCCGGAACTGGACCGCCACCGAGTTGCGTCGCTTCCGCGAGGGCGTGCCCAGCACCGTGGATGCGGGCACCCGATACCTCAAGGTGGCGGTCTATCACTTCAGTTCGTCGGATCCGGCCCACGAAGGTTGCGCCGCCCATGGCAGCAACGATCACCAGGCGATCGACGCCGCACTGGGGCGGTTGAAGCAGTTCCGCCAGGCGATCGAAAACGCCTTCTGCTGCGGCGCGAGCACGGACATTCTGCTGATCGGCGTCGACACCGATACCGACGCGGTGCGGATTCACGTCCCCGACAGCCGTGGCGACCTGTCGGCCTACCGCTTCGTCGACAACGCCGAGCTGTACGCGCAGACCCGCGCATCGACCGCCGACGCGGCGCGGCTCGCGGTCTATGAATCCGTCCGCGCGGCAAGCCGGATGGGCGGCTGGGCGAGCGGCCAGGGCGAACCCCATGACGGCATGCGGCGGCTGATCGTGAATCTGCTGATCAACAACCTGTCGCAGATCGATTACGTCGAGGAACTGCACGGCGGGCGGTACGCCGACATCGGACACGCCGAACGCTACATCAGCGTCGGCGATGGATTCGAGGAACTGCAGATGCGCAACGTCGCGTACTACGCCCACCTGCACACCCTCGAAGAGGGGGCCGCGGACATGGATGTCGGCATCAAGATTTTCCGCAAGCTCAACCTTGCGCATGGACTCCCGATTCCCGTTGCCATTCATTACCGCTACGACGCGCGCGTTCCGGAAGCACGCGAGCGCGCGACGGAGAAGGCGCGCCGGGTGCGCGATGCGATCCGGAATCGGTATCCGGCGCTGACGGCAGGAGGCGATCTGCAGTGCCGACTCAGCGTCCAGGACCTGCCTACGGGTAGTCCGATCGAAATCGTTGTGGACTAG